The sequence below is a genomic window from Perca fluviatilis chromosome 13, GENO_Pfluv_1.0, whole genome shotgun sequence.
GTCCCgcagctgttggtggttaaagaTTCGTgtccccctgagcagcaggagtggagCTCCAGACCGGACCAGGAGGGGCCAGAGCCCCCCCcgcacattaaagaggaacaggaggaactctggaccagtcaggagggagagcagctccGCGGGCCGGAGGAGGCTGATGCCAAGTTCCCGTTCGCTTCTGTCACGGTGAAGAGCGAAGAAGATTCTCAGCGCTCGCAGCTTCACGAAAACGAAACTGAGGCTACCAGAGAGGCAGAGCATTCGAAAACCGAAGCTGACGGAGAGGACTGCGGAGGACCGGAACCAGCCGGGAACTCCGATCCAGAGAGACATCCAGAACCAGATGCTCATGACGACAGTCCACGCTCCTCTGAACCTGAGAATGATGACAGTAGAGATTGGGAGGAAACTGGGGCACCTCAGTCAGGTTCAAACCCTCTGCAAAACATCAAAGTCCTCGCGATTGACGTGACTAAAGGAAAAACCAAATTTAGTTGCTCCATTTGTCGTAAAAGATTTACCTGGAAGAACTCCTTAGTGGCTCACATGAAACGTCATTCAGAAGGGAAGtgtttcagctgctcagtttgcAAAACAATGTTCAGTAACAACAACCTTCTGCTGAAACACATGACCGTCCATACTGGGGAAAAACCATTCGGTTGTCCAGTATGCCGTAAAAGATTCGCTGACCGCAGCAATCTGAAAAGACACCTGATTCTCCACACCGGAGAGCGGCCGTTTCAGTGTCCAGTTTGCAGTAAACGATTTGCGCAAAAGGCCCACCTGGAACAACACGCGGCTCTCCACACGCGGGAGAAACACTTCACTTGTTCAGTTTGCAGTAAAAGATTCTCGAACCACAGCAACCTGAGACGCCACTTGGCGCTCCACACCGGGGAGAAACCGTTCAGCTGTCCAGTGTGCGGCAAAACCTTCGCACAACGGGGACACCTGAAACAGCACTTGCCTGTCCACACGAGGGAGAAACCGTTCAGTTGTTCGGTTTGCAGCAAAACGTTCACGCAGAAGCATCACGTGACGCAGCACTTGGCCGTCCACACGGGGGACAAACCGTTCAGTTGTCCAGTCTGCAGTAAAACATTCACAAAAAAGCAATATCTCGAAAAGCACAAGTGTGTTGGGGAGAGCAGCAGGAAGAAGTGAAGCTGCAGAGACGCTTGTTGAGAcattccccctcctcccccccccgaCGATTTTTACAGTGGCTTAGCTCCGCCCAtagcgattgtgattggtttaaagaaatgccaatgaaaacagagcacgtttttctcccaatcCCTTAATGCTGTGTGGACCTGAGGTGAAAAAAGTACTAAActattttactcaagtaaaagtaccaatactttgatgacaaattactcaagtaaaagtaacaagtagttcatttaaaatgtactttaagtaaaagttacttagtttcatttaaaaaacaacaactgcaaAACGGGAACGACAAGGGGTCATGAATCCCAAACTAtttagtttttaattaaagatctatacaaatgtatacacatgtaGCAGCTAGGTTCTACACACCTAAGTAGCCTGTATGATCTATTTAGatgtatgtgaattaatttaCGCTACATACGCTGTCCTACAGGTTGCTAGTGCTAGACAAAAATTAGCAATGCCCCGAAGCATGTTGCTTTGCTAATTGGAAATTTGCTATTAGTCAATACCAATGCACAAATACTTTCCAAAACATGCTTCCGCAGATTAGATGTGGAGTTATTGAATGCTGCCCAGTTCAGTCACCTTCGGCAAGGCACATCTGGCATCACACTGTGATACTATTGGCCCTCTTGAATTCAAATGAATGAATTCAAATGTGGCCAAGGATTTTTATCGTTTTGGGCCGCAGAATTCGACGTTTCAGCTAGCATTTCTACTGACACGGCCTCTGAACCGTCGTCGCTCGCCTGATCCACCTCCATCTCGTTCTCAGTCTCTTACAGAAAGACTTGGCgcctggtaggcagcctagatgCTGATCATTCGTCACTGTCGTGGTTCCGGGCgcgatttttgttttcttcgtTTCggtcaaatttttattttttattttttactccgtaacggatgggatttgtaatgAAGCGAAATGCAATACGTATTCAAGTA
It includes:
- the LOC120571534 gene encoding zinc finger and SCAN domain-containing protein 12-like; translation: MSQVEMLRAFVKQRLTAAAEEIFEQFERTIAEYEEELKSSSKEIDRQQKLLDAVRNPEVGLHRADVPQLLVVKDSCPPEQQEWSSRPDQEGPEPPPHIKEEQEELWTSQEGEQLRGPEEADAKFPFASVTVKSEEDSQRSQLHENETEATREAEHSKTEADGEDCGGPEPAGNSDPERHPEPDAHDDSPRSSEPENDDSRDWEETGAPQSGSNPLQNIKVLAIDVTKGKTKFSCSICRKRFTWKNSLVAHMKRHSEGKCFSCSVCKTMFSNNNLLLKHMTVHTGEKPFGCPVCRKRFADRSNLKRHLILHTGERPFQCPVCSKRFAQKAHLEQHAALHTREKHFTCSVCSKRFSNHSNLRRHLALHTGEKPFSCPVCGKTFAQRGHLKQHLPVHTREKPFSCSVCSKTFTQKHHVTQHLAVHTGDKPFSCPVCSKTFTKKQYLEKHKCVGESSRKK